A stretch of DNA from Candidatus Nomurabacteria bacterium:
GCCATAGTTGATAGTAAGTATGCTATTTTCCTCAGTTTGACTAGGTTCTATAGCCGGTTCGGTGGATTGTGATACTACGTCTTCTTGTTGCCTAGTGCTTTGTGGCTTTGTATCATCCTGGCTCAGTACGAAATTCACTATAACTGCCCCGCTAATCAGAGTTACGAGCAAGGCTGATGTGCTCAACAAGACCTTCTTTCTTTTACCCATATCTACTCCTCGCTTATTTTATTATTATAACTCAACACGTCGAAGTAACTGAGCATTAGCAGCTACTATTATAGTGGAGAGCGACATAAGAGCCGCGCCGATCGCTGGTGATAGTACGAATCCAACTGATGCAAATGCTCCCGCAGCTGCCGGGACTGCCAGCAAGTTATAACCCGTTGCCCAGATAAGATTTTGGACCATTTTAGTGTACGTTTTCTTTGAGAGCTTGACGATCTTGGCGACGCCCCTTGGATCACTGCTAGCCAGGACTATTCCGGCCGATTCAATCGCAACATCAGTACCAGCCCCAATAGCAATGCCGATATCTGCCTGGGTTAGAGCAGGGGCGTCATTCACACCGTCGCCAACCATGGCTACTATCGATCCATCGGATTGAAGCTTCTTAACTATGTCAGCCTTGTTTCCTGGCAGAACCTCTGCATAATACTCATCTAGACCTAGTTCGCTCGAGACCCACTTTGCAACGCCTTCAGAGTCACCTGTAATCATAGCAACACGTTTACCAGATTTTTGTAGCTCCTCGACTGCTTTGCGAGACTCTTCTCGAATGACATCGGATATAAGTAATGCCCCGAGAGTTTGGTTGTTTTCAACAAGATAAATTATGCTTTGACCGTTTTCGTTAGCCTCACTTGTTGCCTTAGCAAAAGATGCACTTAGCGTAACTCCTAGTTCTTTCAACAGTTGTGGGCCGCCCAAATACAGTACCTTATTCCCGATCTTAGCTTTTGCACCACGGCCCTCTAGTGCCGAGAAACCCGTCACTTTAGCTGGCTTGAGCTTACGCTCATTTGCAGCCGCTACGATTGCCCGAGCAATTGGATGCTCTGACTCTTGCTCAACTCCGCTGGCAAGTTCTAAGATACGCTTAGAATCAGCTCCAATAACTTGTGTCACACCTTGTTCGCCCTTGGTAAGAGTACCGGTTTTGTCAAACAATACCACGTCTATATTACGGGCTGATTCCAGTGCCATTCGTTGGCGTACGAGTAGACCAGCATTGGCACCTTTTGAGGTGGAGATAGCTGTCACTAGCGGAATTGCCAAGCCCAGTGCGTGAGGGCAGGCAATGATTAGTACAGCGACGATACGCTCCAGTGTATAGTTGGCGCTGACATCACCAAACACAGTCCACGCAAAACCTGTGATAAACGCGGCAAGTAGAGCATAGTAAAAGAGATATGACGCGGCCTTATCGGCTAGCAACTGAGTTTTTGATTTAGTAGCTTGTGCGTCAGCAACCATCTTCATGATCCCAGATAGTGCAGTATCATCGCCAACCTTTGTGATTTTTATCGTCAGTGAGCCACTGCCATTAATTGTGCCACCAATAACTTGATCATTTTTAGATTTTTCAACTGGCTTAGATTCTCCCGTAAGCATTGATTCGTTAACTTTGGATTCGCCTTTAACAACCAGTCCATCCATAGGTATGCCTGCGCCAGGTCGAACTAAAACCTTATCTCCAACTTTTAGTTCACTAATAGATACGGTTTTAGTGCCACTAGTGGTAATGAGTTCAGCCTCATCAGGCAGTAACTTAGCCAGTTCTTTTAAAGCGCCTTGGGCATTGCTGATCGAGGCCATCTCCAACCAATGTCCGAGTAGCATGATGGTTATTAAAGAGGCTAACTCCCACCAGAAACTCATGCCGTCGACGATGCTTAGAGTAATCAAAGAGCTATAGACGAAGGCAACTGAAATTGCCATAGAGATAAGCGTCATCATGCCAGGCTGTCGATTAGCGATCTCAGCTTTAGCACTTTTCAAGAAAACCAGGCCGCCATAGAAAAATATGGTGATGCCCAAAATGGCAGGAATATACTGACTACCTGTAAACGAAGGTGCTGTAAAACCAATTAAATCCTGAATAGTCTGAGAAAAATATAAGACGGGCAAGGTTAGTAGGAGAGAGACCCAAAACTTCTGCTTAAACATGTTCGGGTTGTGACCGGCGTGTTTATCATGGTCTCCATGTTCGTGGCCTGATTCAATAGTTCTTTTTTCGAGTGCCATGTGACAGGTTGGACAGGCTCCACGTTGATCTTCTACTACATCAGGGTGCATTGGACAAATGTAGACTATCTTCTTCGTATTGGTTTGGTGTTCGTGTTTCATATTATCCTCCGCAGGTTGATTCACTAAGTGGTACTAAATTATTGAATCGGTCTATAATTTGCTGCTCAGTTGGCTCACTTTTTTGTACAAAAATAACTACATTCCCTATAAGGTTGTTAATCGTGGATAGCTCTTCGTCAGTCTTTGTAGATTCCGGAGACATGTTACTGTTCTGCTTAGCTTCACCGTGTGCATACGCCTTCTTGAAGAATAAATCACTGATACTGAAGTTGGATGACTCAGTGCTAGTAGTAATCCTACTCTCCTTACTGAAGAAGTCTTCCATATTCGAGTTTAAAAATTCATTCCAATCCCTCTTTTGGTAGTTATCTGCATCGCCAGTGTATATGTAGAAGTTAGAATCTTCAGGTATAGATGGCAATAAGTTGCCATGTCTTTTAACGGTCTGCATGTTCATCATGCCCATATCGTAACGCCTGCCGATCACATCATCGCTTCCACCTGTAAGATTCCAGCCGTAATACTTCAAGAACTGACCACCTGTCAGATTTTTCCAGTGCACGTGGGTCATCTGACCCATTCCATCGTGAAAGTCTACGGGTTCCGCTGGTATCTCCGCGCTACAAGAAGTGTCATCATAGGATTCTTGAAATTCTTTGTTTGTAAAGTCCACAGCCTGATCATCGACAATTATTTGCGTACGCATGTGATAATGCTCATATTTTGGATTTCTAATATTAGATGGAGAAGTGGCGTATAAGTAGCCGTAGATACAGGACGCAATGAATAAAACTCCAAATAATATACTCAACCCAATCAGATACTTTTTAGTCAGGCTCTTCATTACTTCACCTCGTTACTAAATAGCTGCAAACTCCAACCAAGAATATACCCTGTTAGCCACGCAGAGGCGACAATAGTAGCACCACCAAGCGCAAAGCTCCCGAAAGTAATGTTGTAACCAGATAGCTCCATGCCGTGCACCCACCACTGAGTCACATCTCTTGAAAAGTCAGGAAGTAGTGCAACGATCCCCGAACACAAAACCCACAGTATACCCGTAGTTAATGCAAATGATTTGCTTAGACTTTGTTTTGTTAATTTCATGAGGAGACTCCTTCGTGTTACTTATTATTGAGGTTATACAAGCTTAAGAGCTCAGCGATAGATTCTTCTTGAACAGTTTCGGAATCTGAGCGTAGATTATCTTTAACATGAGTACGAATGTGATTTTCGAGGATAAGTTTATTTAATGACGACAAAGACTTCTGTATCGCAAGGCTTTGAATAAGTATATCCATACAATATTCTTCTTTTTCAATAGCCTTAATGAGACCTTTAAATTGACCTTCAATAATTTTTGATCGATGCGTTGCGCGTTTTTTAATATCTTGAATCATACTCTCAGTATATACCCCCATGGGGTATAATGCAAACTTGAAATTAGCTGTATTAGAATATTGAATTAGTATCCTGAGGCTATACCAGTGGAGACTGGAGTGCTCGATCTATATTTAAGTTGACTTGGTGTTACGCAGGTAAAAACGCTCAAATCCTAGAATTGCTGAGAGGCCTAGAACTGCGGAGTAAATAACTAACGGATCGCTACTGAATTTTATAAATACAAATGCGCCAAGAACAACGACATCAAGGATAATTGCAGTAATTACTATATAGCTTTTGGAATTAACTTTGTCTTTAAGACGAGTCAGCAAGCCCCAATGAACCATCATATCCATAATTAGATAGAAGATAGCACCAAGCGACGCGATTCTACTGAGATCAAAGAATATGGTTAAGAATATAGCTACTACAATGGTGTATACCAACGTGTGGGTTTGAATATCACCTGGTAGTTTAAAGTGTCGATGTGGAACGAGTTTCATTTCGGTTAGCATCGCTAACATGCGAGATACTGCAAAAGAGCTGGCAATGACGCTAGAGATAGTGGCAACTACTGCCAGTAGAACTGTGAACCATAGCCCGAAGCTCCCAAATGCAGGCCGAGCAGCTTCAGCAAGAGCGAAGTTTTTGGCTTGAATAATTTGAGGGAGTGGTAGGTTGCCTGCCACAGCTAAAGCTACTAAAAAGTAGACAAGTACACATATAACTAAAGAGATTATTATAGCTCTACCAACGTTCTTATGTGGTTTCTTTATTTCTGAGCCACTATTAGTTATTGTGGTGAATCCTTTATAGGCTAGAATCGCTAAAGCAACGGCAGCGATTGAACCAGTTAGACCATAACTTGCTTCAGTCTCTGCGGAAAAGCTCGCAAAAGAGAACCCAGACAACCACAAACCCGCCAAAGCGAATGATGTAATACCGCCAATTTTAATAATTGAAAATAACAGCGAGACCTTACTAACCGCCTTATTGCCAAGGATATTGATGATGAAAGCAAAAATCAGCAAGCCAACGCCCAACAAAGATACAAGCCATCCAGTTTTTGATACATCAAATAATTGTAGGGTGTAGGTTCCAAAGGTCCTTGCTACGAGACTTTCATTTATGACCATTGAGAAGTACATGAGTAGCGCTCCAAAGGCAGTGATAGTACCCATGCCATAGGCTTCTTTAAGAAACATTGCGATTCCTCCAGCACTAGGGTACGTACTAGCAAGCCTTACATAAGAATATGCACTAAACGCAGTTACTATGGCACCGACGAGGAAGATAAGTGGAAACAGTGGTCCAGCTAGTTCAGCGATTTGTCCAGTAAGTGCAAAAATACCAGCACCGATAATCACAGCCGTACCCATTGATACTGCACCAGCCAACGATAAGCTGTTCTTTTTGTATTGAGCCGTTCTGTTGTGATTTGAATGTTTCATATATTGTACAAAAAATTTAGTTGTAGTTTCATTGTATACCACCGCTAGCTTCATTCTGTAAGTTTAGCTCACAGAATTACTTCTTTACCATCCGAAGTTTTGAATGTTCTGTTTTTCCAATCTTTAGGTTCATTAACGCCTGATTTGCTAGTTGTTTGTTTTGACTTCAACTTCTTGCTCTTCATAACCAGGTTCTTGATATCTTCCTCACGCTCATACGCTCGCAGCCTGCCATTCAGGTACCCGAGACGATAAGAAATGCCATCACTCATTAAACGCCAGTTGGTATCCTTTAGGGCGGTGTCGACTAGCTTCTTGAGTGTTTTTCTACTGTCGTAGTCAATACGGTCAGATTTACTGTCCAAACAGCTGAAGCCAATGTACACATCTTTGCCCATTTCGGGTTTATCTAGACTCAGTTCAATGTAGCCAGCTTTTTCAAGACCAGGGGAAAGCAGTGAAATCAGTTCAGCAATCTTCGGCTTTTTCAGTTCTTTCATAGCATCGTAGATATGCTTGTTATCTTCTTTTTCTTTCATCTCTTTGCCAAATTCAGCCATTTGCTTGAGGCCACGCTGGATTTCAAAGAGCTTGTCTCTAAACTCTTTATCCAAAAGACAGAAGTGGATACGATCTTTCTCAAAGTCTGGGTCTTCTTTTTCCTTCTTGGTTGATACATCAAGTTTTTCTTTGAATACATGATCACAGGATGTACAGGTGTAGGTGACGGTTATGTATTTCTTAGATTTTGTAGTCTTATGGGTAACTTCTGATTGGCATTTTGGGCAGACAGTTGGCTTCACCTTCCAGGCAGTGCCATCTTCCCAGAATGCACTGTTTTTATCGCAGTGAGAACACGTGAGCATAAAGAGCACTTCTTCGGGATCGTCATATTTATGGTTCTCTTTACGGTGCATGAGAGATTTGTCTACAATCCGAAGACCTTGCTTGCCGCAGTGATGGCAATATGGCTCTTCGGATAGGCGAGCTGAGGCTATCTGTGCATCCTTAGCTTCGTCCTGAGCCATCCAGTCATTGATGTACTGCTCACGATTGTTATAGCGGCGAATAAGGTCGTTGCCGACAACGCTCATATAGAAGACGTTCAGCAGAAGCGCGTTGCCCGGGCGGTCGATAGTATCGTCTTTGGGGAGTTTCTTTTCAAATTCGGCGTAGAAATCTTCATACGATTTCATGCCATGTCTACCAGCTTCAACGGTGTGTTTATCGTAGATTTCTTCGTAGAACTTGCGTTCTTGGAGATGAGTGTACATACACCCATTATAACTTTACGAGTCTTTAGCGCTCGTACTGCTCAATATAATCTTGAACGACCTGAGCTACACTACTTTGAGTGATACCGCGATCTTTGCAGTATTTTGATTCAAACCAGCTCAGTAATGGCAAGCTACCCCGACTCGAATTACAGCTTCCGCAACAAATACCCACGATTGAATCAACCGGTAGACCCTTACTAACAAAATCTTGAACACTATACCAATCTGCTCGATAGTTTAAATGTTCAATGGTAGCTGAATCAATACGATTATTAATATCGTAGGGAGTGATCATCTTTTTGTGACAGTAGATGCAATTGGTATCTCGAGCAACGATTCTATCAAGATGATCTTGGGGTATGTCGTGCTTAGTTTTCATATAATTTCGCTTCTCAGTACTCTATATATCTCTAACATCGCGAATGTGTCGAGTTGACAGTAATCTCTTAAATCTTGCAGGATCTTATCCTTATTTTCAATATGTTTGCCGTCTAGTACTGCTTGCATCCAGAGCCTCTGTGCGGAACCACCTTCTTGAATACCTAGTTCTTTATATGAAAGTTCAGGCACTAGTACTGGTAATACATTTTTAATACTCGCACTTCCCTTGAAGCGAAAATCAACATACGCACCGCTTGAGAATGGCACCATCAGATCAACCATACGTTTATTGACGTCTTCCAGGAATTCTTTAGACTCGGGAACGAACTCAGCCAATGTATCGTTGCAACTTTTTTCAAAGCCCATATTCCAAGCAATGACAGAGCCGGTAGGTCCTATGTATGACTTCATTGCCTCAACAATAGACTTGGCGGGGTTAGAATTCTCGGTGTGAAGATATTCTTCGTGTCTATAATCACCATCCGGGTCATCTAGTATGTGCAGCGAATACTGGAACGGATACTGCGCATACGGCTTCATGCCATCGAAATAGGGCACGAGACGGGCAAGTGTTTCGTAATCAAAAAAGTAGAGCGGGAATACGAGTGAATCGAGAAACTGCTTTAGGCGAAGCGTATCAATGATTGGCCCATTGTTTCGATAGGCGCGCATTTGTTTGTCGATACTAGCGTTGATTGGAAGATTTTCTGGGATATCCTCAATTGTTTGTATACCATAAGATTCGAATGTATCGAGCGCCTTGGCGTTAATACCACCAAGTTCATAAATACTACCGAAGGTCTGCTTGTTGATTGCCTTATATATCTCGAGCCAATCTTTGAAGGCTCCAAGGCCAGCTAGCTGTGGCGACATATCTGGGCATGAATCTAAGGCCATGATCTCACGAGCCTTTGCAATATTTTGCTCGGTTGCAGCTGCCTTATCACGTACTTTTTCGGTGATATCTGTCGTAGTAGTTATTTTATCAGCTTCAATTGCGCCACTGCGTACATACTGATTATTTACGTGAATGACAGCAACGTTACGGACCGAAAAACCAAGTTTTTCTAGCACATGCACCTGGAAGGTGAGGTCATACGCGTGATCAAGCTTGGTGCTAGTGCTAGACTTTATTTCATACAAATCCAGCACCCCAGGCTCAACCACCTGGACGATATCGCAAATAAAAGTCAGACCCTCATACTCGAAGCGACCTTGGAATATGGTCAGGGCACCGTCATCTAACGCCTGCTTGGTTCTTTCGGGCAAAGTGCGGTATTCATCGAAGTCAGAAAAACCAAGCGTTACACCGCCCGGGAAGAGGCTCTCGGCATACTGCTCAAACTCATGACCCGTATCAAAGATAGCTTGTGTTGCGTCATCAACTGGTGGTAATTTTTTTGGGTCGTGTTTCTTGAACCAAAGCCATGCAGGGTGACGAAGTGAAAGCATGTAGTCTGATTTAGAAAGCTGCATATTACCTAACTATTAACTACTTTCAGAAGTTCTGAATATGAGCTTATGGCACTGTATTTTACTGTATTGCTACTAATAGCAGCAAAGTGACGACGCGCGCATTCGATCTTGGCTTTTTCAATGTCACCAGTGTGACTTGTGAAACTCAGAGAATCTAGACTACCTTCACCCTTTGTTTCTGCTACGAAGTAAATATGCTTCACTGAGCCTTCTCTAAACGTAATTGCCCAGTCAGGGTTATATTTACCCATCGGAGTGTTGATAAAGAATCCGCTTGGTAACTTAATGTAGAGCTCAACATTTTCAGCTACATCGAGTTCAACTGCAAGATCTCGTTCTATACCCGAGTCGTAACGGAGTTTATCGAAAAGATGTTTCTTTGAGTCAATGATATTCTTCCCATACTCACCCGAGATAGTTGGGTCCGCAAATATCTCTTCAGCGTTCCACGCTTCCTCAAGTCTGTCGTAGGTTATATGCTCAATGATGGTGCTGGCTTTTTGCTCATTGATCAGTTTGATTGCTTCACGGATAAACTCTTCAGGATTAGTCGCAAATAGTTTAAATACTGCCGGTTCGATGTTCTGAAGAATTGTTGCCACTGTCTTTCGAGTAAGCCTTGTAACCGTAGCGATTTCACCAACGAGATCGAAGGTAACGCTCTTTGATGCTATTTCTTCAATAGCAACTTCGCGGCCAACAAGTCGTTTCATCTCAGGGCTTTGATCTTGCTTTGTGGACTTCAAATAACCTTCAGTAATTACAATGAGAGTTTTAGT
This window harbors:
- a CDS encoding heavy metal translocating P-type ATPase is translated as MFKQKFWVSLLLTLPVLYFSQTIQDLIGFTAPSFTGSQYIPAILGITIFFYGGLVFLKSAKAEIANRQPGMMTLISMAISVAFVYSSLITLSIVDGMSFWWELASLITIMLLGHWLEMASISNAQGALKELAKLLPDEAELITTSGTKTVSISELKVGDKVLVRPGAGIPMDGLVVKGESKVNESMLTGESKPVEKSKNDQVIGGTINGSGSLTIKITKVGDDTALSGIMKMVADAQATKSKTQLLADKAASYLFYYALLAAFITGFAWTVFGDVSANYTLERIVAVLIIACPHALGLAIPLVTAISTSKGANAGLLVRQRMALESARNIDVVLFDKTGTLTKGEQGVTQVIGADSKRILELASGVEQESEHPIARAIVAAANERKLKPAKVTGFSALEGRGAKAKIGNKVLYLGGPQLLKELGVTLSASFAKATSEANENGQSIIYLVENNQTLGALLISDVIREESRKAVEELQKSGKRVAMITGDSEGVAKWVSSELGLDEYYAEVLPGNKADIVKKLQSDGSIVAMVGDGVNDAPALTQADIGIAIGAGTDVAIESAGIVLASSDPRGVAKIVKLSKKTYTKMVQNLIWATGYNLLAVPAAAGAFASVGFVLSPAIGAALMSLSTIIVAANAQLLRRVEL
- a CDS encoding APC family permease, with translation MKHSNHNRTAQYKKNSLSLAGAVSMGTAVIIGAGIFALTGQIAELAGPLFPLIFLVGAIVTAFSAYSYVRLASTYPSAGGIAMFLKEAYGMGTITAFGALLMYFSMVINESLVARTFGTYTLQLFDVSKTGWLVSLLGVGLLIFAFIINILGNKAVSKVSLLFSIIKIGGITSFALAGLWLSGFSFASFSAETEASYGLTGSIAAVALAILAYKGFTTITNSGSEIKKPHKNVGRAIIISLVICVLVYFLVALAVAGNLPLPQIIQAKNFALAEAARPAFGSFGLWFTVLLAVVATISSVIASSFAVSRMLAMLTEMKLVPHRHFKLPGDIQTHTLVYTIVVAIFLTIFFDLSRIASLGAIFYLIMDMMVHWGLLTRLKDKVNSKSYIVITAIILDVVVLGAFVFIKFSSDPLVIYSAVLGLSAILGFERFYLRNTKST
- a CDS encoding DUF2779 domain-containing protein; protein product: MVEPGVLDLYEIKSSTSTKLDHAYDLTFQVHVLEKLGFSVRNVAVIHVNNQYVRSGAIEADKITTTTDITEKVRDKAAATEQNIAKAREIMALDSCPDMSPQLAGLGAFKDWLEIYKAINKQTFGSIYELGGINAKALDTFESYGIQTIEDIPENLPINASIDKQMRAYRNNGPIIDTLRLKQFLDSLVFPLYFFDYETLARLVPYFDGMKPYAQYPFQYSLHILDDPDGDYRHEEYLHTENSNPAKSIVEAMKSYIGPTGSVIAWNMGFEKSCNDTLAEFVPESKEFLEDVNKRMVDLMVPFSSGAYVDFRFKGSASIKNVLPVLVPELSYKELGIQEGGSAQRLWMQAVLDGKHIENKDKILQDLRDYCQLDTFAMLEIYRVLRSEII
- a CDS encoding metal-sensitive transcriptional regulator, translated to MIQDIKKRATHRSKIIEGQFKGLIKAIEKEEYCMDILIQSLAIQKSLSSLNKLILENHIRTHVKDNLRSDSETVQEESIAELLSLYNLNNK